The nucleotide sequence ATGTTTGCAAGGTTTGGGCAAGAACACCGAGTCATCAGTTACAAGGACAGAGTGCAGTCCTGAGAGTGAGCCACCATTATCTTCAGCTCTCACCATATCAACAGGTCGTTCACTCTCATTCTGGTCAGGTCCCAGGAGGAGCTGATGCCTCCGACCCACACTGCTAAACATGTTTTCATTCCTTCCTCAGCTTCAGGCAATCTCAGTGCAGATTGTGTCTCTTTATGAAGTCTTCCCCACCCCAAATACTACTGAGGACTGGTCAGAGGAAGGAATGAGCATCCTCACACGGTGCCTGTGTTAGATGTTAACACCCTTTAGTCCAATTCTTCTACTTCTACAAACAGCATAAGGAAATAATCTCAAATGCGGGCACTAACAGGCAAAGAAAACATTCTTTGCATTACATTTACATAATGATTAGGAACAGCACAAGGTCCAGGAGTCAGGGAGAAGAGCAGATGTCAAAGGCAGCACACAGCAGGACCAGGGCCAGGTAGGACTCCAGGTCCTGATAGGACAAGGAAATCCCAGAAGCAAGGAGGGTGTGGTCCCTAAGAACCACAAAGGACCCCAGTGAATTTACTAAGACAAGGACCTAGTACTTGGCACAAGGctgtagatgtaatggtcttattacataagaaacacagagccaaatgcagagttaaaagcccaagaggtcagagcagcagccaagagctaagaccaaaaCTACCTTCTTACCCTTGGCTGTCGCTggcgtccttcccctcagaaagagacctacttcctgtgtgtctgtcttcttattgactttctgttctgccttctcactggttgtaaatccaaccacatgacctcctcgtcactgcctgtctatacagacctctaggtctctatggttggtattgagattaaaggcaagtgtctccatgctggctatatccttgaacacacagaaatctgcctgtcatgtgatcgggattaagggtgtgtgctaccactgccagacttctgctaaatggcttgttattaactctgacccccaggcacttttatttattaacatacaaataaaatcacatttcagcacaaataaaatatcaccatacaaggCAGTGCTGTGGAAGCAGAAAAAGCATTTATAGCATGCACATACAATGATGCACATAGGTAATACAAAGAGGTAGGAATGCCATTGTGTTTTTAAGATAGTAAAGCTTATTTGTCTGAAGTGGGATCTGGATTAGAATGTCCCGAGttcatcgcttctcggccttttggctaagatcaagtgtagaatGTCCCGAGTTCAAGTCCTGACTCTATCAACACTGAAAACACGTGCACATTAGATAAATACGTGCCTGTTGACCTCCTTGACATGGAGCCACAAGAGTCTCAACCTAACAGAGCATGTGTAAAGACTTCATTGTATATGAGTAAGGAGCCCAGTGCATCATGCTCAGTAAGTGTCATGGTTtggaataggaatggcccctgtaggctcatatatttgatgcCTGGTCATTAGGATGTGGCGCTACTTGAGGGCAAACGGGAAGTATGGTGTTGATGGAGTGAGTGttgccttgatggaggaagtgtgtcagtagGGGTAAACCTTGAAGATTCAAAAGCTCAAGGTAGACCAgtatctctcttcctgctgcctgtggatctggatgtagaattctcagctataAAAACATCAGgtctgcctgtgtgtcaccatgctcccaACATGAATATAAATGGACTAAAGCTCTAAAACAgtaaacaagccccaattaaatgtttacttttataagagtttctttggccatggtgtctcttcccagcaataagACAGGAAATAGGACAGTAAGCATAAGAAATTTCCATTAATAGAAATTACCATTAATACAAAATAccatttgctgtgggatatcattctgtatgctctgaatatgtgttgctctgattggctgataaataaaacgctgattggccaatagccaggcaggaagtataggtagggtaAGCACATGAGAAGAATTCCGGGAACAGGAAGAGAGTCAAGAGTCACCACCAGACCCAGAGGAAGCAAgttgacaaggcagaactgagaaaaggtaccaagccacatggctaaacatagacaagaattatgggttaatttaagtgtaagagctagtcagtaataagcctgagttaatagccatacagttcataattaatataatcctcggtgtgattattttatagaggctgtgggactgtggatgAGAGATTTGCCTGACCAcagaccaggcgggacacaggacaCCTGACGACAACCATTAATACTGTGGTCCCCAGAAcattcttctccatctttccttccataTGCAGAGTCCATTGATTCTCCACAGCTGTGTCCTCAGCTGATGCCTTCTTCATTGTCCCCAATGGATCCTTGGTTTGGGAGGAATAAGAGCCAGAAGCTTTGGCTGTGGAGAAGGCAGCAAGGCTGGAGCCACACGACCAACTTCTTTAAGTAGGAATGACAAAGCCCAGGGAAACAGTAGAACTTTGGATCAAGTTCTTTTCGTCCTTGGCAGCCACCATTGAGAGAACTGTGGGTCACCAGATCCCTGGTCACAGCACCTGTCCCCATTCTGTCCCacacttgtttttcttcctgtAGCCTGGACACCCGTtgagctgtaaagaaaaaaacctgtcaGGAACCCCTGAGTGACACCAAGACCCAGCAGCTGCCATGGGCTCCCCAGGTAACCAGTcttgctctctgctcctgctcATGGCCTAGGACTGCCAGAGCCTCCCTGCTGAGTGTCTGCTGAGGAGTCAAGGATACAGGAGAACCCCAAGGGGAGCATAGAGAGTGTCCCAGTCCTGGGTCAGAGCGGCCCCCCTTCCTGAACTTGTCTTGGGGTACTTTCTTGGGAGGCACCTCTTCAATACCCACCCTGAAAAACAGaagccaggaggaggaggggtaggaaggagggagctgaggtagagaagagggaaggggttgagggagagaaggggggaggggttcaaggagggagggaaagaagaatggAGATAACAGAAGGCAGGAAGTGTTGAGATGGCAGGCTGCTCTTTTGGAAACTTTGAGGGCCTCTTAATTTCcttcccagaggccagaagagacacTACTAATGATGGGGGTACTCTGCAGGAAAATAATCTAAGTATACTGGGTTCTTATGGGGctctctactttattcctctgagattaaattctatctatacagtTTCAACTCTATCCTTATatttagctcctctctgtcccttctcttcctgtcttctcacaACTCTAACTCTTTTCTTCCccatcctcatcttcatcctcataCTTTTCCATCGTGGTTCCTTCCCCTAGCTCTCCTGGAACCAGTCTCTCCCTGCCAGCAGCCTGACTTACAATACTATGCAAAGCTTCCAAGCTCCCTGTAAGAGCCATGATAGccagcttcatttgcaacccaaaaggagaGTGGATAGAGGAGATGGGGTCAGGTAAGGCCTGGAATAAGTCAGAAAggaaatttatgtgctcaaaatatattcatataagtGGTTAGGTGAAAAGTTacgagtctatcataaatgtgctcaaactacaatcTTACAGGTAGTTAGGTAAACAAGTCTATaagtcacaaaaataaaactgtctcTGTTTTCCTATGCCGCCATATACTGACAGGATAGGGTAACTCTGCTCAGAGCTGGGAAGTCTGTCTCAAAGCTACTTTGCACCTGGCATGCAAAAAAAACCTTTTGATCTGAGTCAATAGCTCAGGAATGCCATTTGGGTTATGAGAGAGATAGGGGCCTGAgattcatttgcacaagaaagaaagcTATGCACCTAGCTGTCCCCTAGGTGGTGTCTCCAGAAGGGTGTTTACATTAAGACAGAAGACAGCCATTGGCCTAGGATGCTAGGTAAAATATACTGTAAAATTCTTGGAAGTTGAGAGTGTGCAAGAAATTCATAGTAGGAAACAGTTGacatattaaaagctgaataacatcaaatattccttGACATTTGACTTCTACTCCAGAAGAATTCCTTGATCCTTCTATGTATAGCTTtatcatatacagctgaatctctttTTCACATTCCTGTGGCCCATAGCACAGCTTCAGCCCCCTCATGGAGGCTTGCTCTCAGCTGATGCTGGGGAGCTGTCCCTGAGGAGGCAGCCCACCCTGTTCCAGCCCAGGAACCCACCTTTTCTAACTGTCTCAGCAGGAAGTTCCTGCACCTCAGGGAGACCTTGTCCACATTCTGTTACCTAGAGACTCTCACATTACCTATCCCTTCAGGGTCCAGGGTCCCCATGCTGTTCTGAGAGTAATACAGAGGCAGGCCAGTGCCTGCTGCATAGCAGGTCCTCCCTCCTTGGTCACCTCCCCTTCCTGGACCCTGTTAATTCCATGAGATCCAATCCCCATGGCAAGCTGTGTTAGGATACCCACCCTGCACTTCCAGGACCGGCACTTGTTTACCAGGTGTGCCTACCTAAGGTGGGGCCTGATGGTTTCTCTtctcatttaaaagaaatgtctgaactttaagatgaaaaccagaaaaaatagaaggaaaaaaaaaaccctacccaCAAGTGGCTCCTAACCAGGAGCCACCCTACATCCAGGAACACCCTAACCCCAGGAACCACCCTACACCCAGGGACCAACTTACACCCAGGAACCATACTACATCCAAGGACCACCCTGAAATTAATGACTAACCTTTTCAGTGTCAAAAGTCATGTCTGAGCTAGAGAGGGAATCAGTGTTTAAGAacattgctgctcttgcagagtacctgggttcaaatcccaacacccacattaggttcataactgtctgtaactgccaCTCCAGGGGATGCAAGGCTCACCCTGGCACCACACACACGgtacatagacatgcatacaagcaggcaaatattcctatacataaaataaaaatcaagggaAAAAAAGTCACACTCAAGGGCCATGCCATAGGCACAGTGTAAATGGAAGCCATCACTGGATTCTCCCTCTTCCTAGGGATGAGGAGCTCACTTCCTACTTGTTCTGAGCTAAAATCGACATGTCTCTGCAAAGCACCATGACACAGCTCTGGTACATTGGTCTTCTCAGGATGCCATCACAAAGTGACACTGGGTATGTGGCTTTGAATGAAAAGACCTCTTCTCTCACTGCCCTGGAATCCAACATCCACAAAGTGAGGCAGGTTAGCCTAGGGAGAACTCTCTTCCTGGTaggtgttagcattcagacccacccCTGACCCACCCAATATACTGACATCATCCTACATAAAgtcccctttaaaaaaagaaactcagctggctgggcggtggtggcgcacgcctttaatcccagcactcgggaggcagagccaggcggatctctgtgagttcgaggccagcctgggctaccaagtgaactccaggaaaggcacaaagctacacagagaaaccctgtctcgaaaacccccccccccaaaaaaaaaaaagaaagaaaagaaactcagctggagagatggctcagcggttgggagcactggctgctcttccagaggtcctgagttcaattcccagcaaccacatggtgactcacaaccatctgtaatgagatttggcgccctcttctggcctgtaggtgtacacacagacagaacactgtatacattataaataaataaatctttaaaaaaaaagaaagaaagaaaaaaactctcccttttctctctctctcatccttcctctctctcttatcACAAGGGCTCACACAACTCCGCTCCCCCCGTCTttctctcccccacttcccctctcttctcccttcccctttagTTTAAAACTACATGTGGGTCCCTcctgcatggtgtgagtgacttttccaCCGTTCTCCTTAGCTCAAGGCCCCCTGGCCATTGCCCGCAGCATCTGCACGGTGTGTCCATGCCTCAACCGCCatggggcaccttggctccacacaccaaggctgcacaaaccgttttaaaaatacaaacgtAGGTAGTAGGAGCCTGTACCTGTGCTGGCCCATGGTTATGTGATGTGtctggagagaaggagagacgcaggaaaagagagaaaaagaagagggggtAAGATAGAGAAGGAGGAAATAGTAAGGAGGGAGTTTCTTCCTCTTGCCATGAGGGCACTAACGCTATGGATTAGGGACCTCACTCATGGCCTCACTTAATTTCAATTACTTTTCTACCTTAATGGCTCTGTGTCCAAATACAGTCACCTGAGTTACAAATGACATAAGGGACACAACTCAGCCCCTACCACTAGTGACACCAAAGTATACTTCAAGGGACAGGTGCtcagaaacacattttttaatcAGCATATTACAGATGCCATTCAAGTTCTTAAGCATGGTCCCCAACCatattccttttccttcccatctaGAGAGGAAACGCTTCGTTAAGTATGTGGTTGAGTATCTCCTGGAAACATGGAGTACAGAAGACCTGCATTGCCTGCTGACTGAAAAGGAAGCCTGGAAACAACTTGTGGCAGAAGCAAATCTATCCAGGTCACCGCCCTAGAGGAGGCTAGCAATGCCACCAGGGTACAGGCTTACTGGCTTTTCTGGGCAGGAATATTCTACCCAGGAAGACCAAGTAACAGGGGTTCAGGGTTTCCCTGCTCAGCAAATATTTCCTCAATGCTACACTAGCAGGGAACAGCGTCTGGTTGAGGAGAGATGGCAGCCACAGGGGACAAGATTGTTCCTGCCATTGCTGTTCCTGTGACCATGAGAACTTAGTTTATGACCTTGTGCTTTATTTGGAGACATTGAACTTCATTGTAAGAAAAATCAGAGGATTGGTGTGGAAGGCTAGGTGTAGGACCAACATATAGCATGTGCCCAGCAGAGCACATGTGTTCATTGAAAGTTGATTTttacaggttttgtttttaatttgtgcatatacgtgtgtgtgtgtgtgtgtgtgtgtgtgtgtgtgtgtgtgtgtacttcttgcACTTGAGTGAGCTTATCTTACAAGCTGTCTTTCTAACTCAATTGTCCTCTCCTGTCACAGGGAAGAGGAAGTTTCCTTACGTGAAGCTCTTGGTGGGATCATTGCAGATCCTGATGTAGAAGATGAACATGAGCTCCAAAACAacctgcaggagaagaaaaggttTTTGGAAGTTTATCCTCAGGTGAAACTGGAGCTTGAGCAGCAGATCGGGAAGCTGCGCGCCCTTGCAGACAAGATTGACAAGGTGCACAGGGACTGCACCATCACACAAGTGGTGGCCGGCTCCACCAGTGCTGTGTCTGAAGTCCTGACCATCCTTGGTCTCACTCTGGCACCCATGACAGCAGGACTCAGTCTGGGACTTTCAGCCACAGGCTTGGGACTGGGGGTGGGAGCAGCTATGACTAGTGTGTCCACAACCATTGTAGAAAAGGTCAGAACGGCCTCTGTGGAAGCTGAAGCCAGCCAGCTGATGCCAACTAGCAAGGA is from Peromyscus maniculatus bairdii isolate BWxNUB_F1_BW_parent chromosome 20, HU_Pman_BW_mat_3.1, whole genome shotgun sequence and encodes:
- the LOC121824274 gene encoding apolipoprotein L3-like isoform X2, whose product is MGSPERKRFVKYVVEYLLETWSTEDLHCLLTEKEAWKQLVAEANLSREEEVSLREALGGIIADPDVEDEHELQNNLQEKKRFLEVYPQVKLELEQQIGKLRALADKIDKVHRDCTITQVVAGSTSAVSEVLTILGLTLAPMTAGLSLGLSATGLGLGVGAAMTSVSTTIVEKVRTASVEAEASQLMPTSKDPGKVIKEILESTPRLLFVSKNSFRNLEVIKKNIDAIKLAKANTRLASNAKRLMTTGRVSARNTRQVQKAFGGTALAMSKGARIMGAATAGLFLVLDVVSLVQDSKHLYEGSKTESAAKLRQQAQDLEQKLQELIQVHDSLTK
- the LOC121824274 gene encoding apolipoprotein L3-like isoform X1, translated to MIASFICNPKGEWIEEMGSERKRFVKYVVEYLLETWSTEDLHCLLTEKEAWKQLVAEANLSREEEVSLREALGGIIADPDVEDEHELQNNLQEKKRFLEVYPQVKLELEQQIGKLRALADKIDKVHRDCTITQVVAGSTSAVSEVLTILGLTLAPMTAGLSLGLSATGLGLGVGAAMTSVSTTIVEKVRTASVEAEASQLMPTSKDPGKVIKEILESTPRLLFVSKNSFRNLEVIKKNIDAIKLAKANTRLASNAKRLMTTGRVSARNTRQVQKAFGGTALAMSKGARIMGAATAGLFLVLDVVSLVQDSKHLYEGSKTESAAKLRQQAQDLEQKLQELIQVHDSLTK
- the LOC121824274 gene encoding apolipoprotein L3-like isoform X3, translating into MPPGEEEVSLREALGGIIADPDVEDEHELQNNLQEKKRFLEVYPQVKLELEQQIGKLRALADKIDKVHRDCTITQVVAGSTSAVSEVLTILGLTLAPMTAGLSLGLSATGLGLGVGAAMTSVSTTIVEKVRTASVEAEASQLMPTSKDPGKVIKEILESTPRLLFVSKNSFRNLEVIKKNIDAIKLAKANTRLASNAKRLMTTGRVSARNTRQVQKAFGGTALAMSKGARIMGAATAGLFLVLDVVSLVQDSKHLYEGSKTESAAKLRQQAQDLEQKLQELIQVHDSLTK